Within the Trichoderma breve strain T069 chromosome 3, whole genome shotgun sequence genome, the region GGTCTGTCCCGTTCACCTAAAAAGCCATCCGTACTCTTAATTGAGGCTGGAGATGACCATACACAAGCCCATCTCCGCGTCGATGGGCAGCGATGGACTACATTCACCCGGCCATCTATGAACACGGAGTATAAGACGGCCCCGCAGACCAATTGCAACAACCGAGTCATAGCTTATGACCGCGGGCGTGGCTTGGGAGGTTCAAGTACGATAAACTTTGGGGTGTGGACTACGGGACCTCGAGATGACTTTGATGAATGGGCCAAACTGGTTGACGATCCCGCCTTTGCCTGGGATAGCATGCAGAACCGGTTCAAAGAGTTAGAGACGTTTCATTACGATGTTCCAACTGGAACGAATCCATCGAGTGTATCATCTCAGACAAACGACCATGGATCTGCAGGGCCACTTCACGTTGGCTACGCCTCTGAGTGGGAACGCGATATCCAACCCTTATTGCAGACATTTCAGAATATGGGGTATCCGATCAACCCGGACCATAATTCAGGAGATCCCCTGGGGATGTCAGTACTGATAAATTCGGCTCATAGCGGCCTTCGCTCCGTGGCTGCAGATCTGCTGCAGCCCAAGCCGGATAATTTAACCATCGTCACAGGATCAGCCGTCCAACGTATAATTATTGACGGGAAAAAAGCGGTCGGTATTGAGTCAAATGGGAAACATTGTATGTGCAATCCCACAAGGCTATATCGATGGATATTGACAATTGGTTAGACTTTGCTACGCACGAAGTCATTCTCTGTGCAGGCGCCCTTGACTCTCCCAAAATTCTCCTACATTCTGGTATTGGGCCCGCAGATCAGCTTTCCAGATATCACATCCCCGTGATGCACGATGTTCCGGCTGTCGGGCAGGGCCTTCGCGACCATGCATTTTTGAATTTGACTGTTCGGCGAAACGAGTCGGATAATGATCGCCGCTCCTTTTATGGCAGCCAAGAAGCAATGGATGCCGCTCAGAAGCAATGGAATCAAGACAGAACGGGTCCATGGTCTGTATACGGATGCGAGAACCTGATTGGCTTTTTTAAGTCGGACTCTATCAGCTCGTCGATGGAGTTCCAAAATCTGCCTCCCTCGCAGAAAGAATTTCTTCTCCGAGAAACTGTCCCGCACTATGAGCTCCTTACTCACTTCCCAATTCACTACTTCATACCAGGATTTGCGCCAGAAAACCTGAGTTACGACACGCTTTTGATATTTCTGCTAAATGAGCAAAGTCGTGGAGAGGTGACATTACAGTCAGCCGACCCCAACGTGCCGCTCAAATTTGATCccaattttctttctcatcccTTCGACCAACGAGTGTGCATTGAAGCACTACGGGCTGGCATGGCCGTTATTCGACACCCGTTATTTGCCAAGGATAGCGAAGCTGACATCATTGTCCCGAAAGTGGCTACCTGTGATGATGGTTTGCTCGAATTCTGGAGAGAAAACATGACCTCGTCTTGGCATATGGTTGGCACTGCTAAGATGGGGCGGCTCGGCGACAGAGATGCTGTGGTTGATGCCAACTTCAAGGTTTTGGGTATTTCATCGTTGCGAGTAGCAGATAACAGTGTTCTACCGATTCTTCCAAATGCTCATACCCAGAGCTCCGCCTATGTTACAGGAATGACGTGTGCGGAGAAGTTGATTGCGGAATATCAATTGGCTTAACTGTACCAATGACCACGGCACAATTTCATCACTGAAAACCAATGGTAGTTTGAGAGTTTATCCGTACATACGATAGATACCTATCTTTGAAGACATATTTATATTTCGTAACCAATATTATCTCCTTTGACATAGAATATCAGTGATTCATGTTGGCCATCAGCGTCCGTAGCCTTTCGCCGTATTGCTGATATAACGCGACGTGGTATCATCCCATAGCCTGCCGCATCCCGTTTTCgataattattaattacaATTTCGACGTCCCCCTGCTTTGATAGCCTTTGACTTTCTTCTCTAACTGCAATCCCTTTATCACTATGTCTTGTTCGACGACGTAATGACCATACGCTACGGCTATCATTGGGCTGTATACTGCCACCATTGGTTCTCTTAATAAAAGTCCTATTCTCTATAATCCACCTTGTGGATtccacaaacaaacaacGTGGGTCGGGCTAAAACAGGCATATTTGGGCAATCAAGCGGCTTTAGCGATACTAGCGAGAccagtgatgatggtgacgagGTTGCGTCGAATAGCACTCTGCATACATGTAACTTCGGCCAGTGATGGCTGCTATCATTTGTCAGCACAAATCATCATTGTTTAAACACCATCCAATGCCTATCAAATGAATCTAGTCGTCGCTAGACCAAGGGTTGCCCGCCTGGTCAGTGGTACTACATGGGTGCAGATGCACGCACGTGGTTATGCCTCAAATATCACTTCTTGGAGACTTGGATCGATGTTGTAGATGACTGAACCTCTGTGGGCGTCTCATAACTCATCGATAACGGGCTGAGTCCAACTAAAGTTAATACTCACATAGATACTAGGAGTACTATGAGCTCTTCAGTCTCATGCGCAAGTGTTAGTAGAAACAACTGAACACCCGGCGATAGTCTTGTTCCCATGAGTAGCTCGCCGTAGTATAGTCTAGCCAAAATCCTCTAGTGTATGATAAGCTTACACTTCCTCCTCGGAAAATACCTACTACAGCACCGCCACCAGTACATACGCTATATGCCCTATGGAGTTTCCAAATCGCATAGTTCTAAACTGTAATTCGAATGGATCTAATATTTCATGTCATCTCTTAGGCGATTTTCTAAACGAGCTACGCGATTCCCGCAAAAACCCCCATTGGTAAAGAGTATTGTGAGTTTACAGACTTTGCTGGGCTTTGAACAAAAGTACTCAGTGGACAACCAGCGCGTAGAAAGGACTCGCCGTTGTCAAATGCGGCACCATTGGGAAGTGATGCGTAACCAATATTGACAGATCTATGACCTGAACTTATCGTCTCGCAACGACAAACTTTACAACTGCTTACTTCACGCATCACTTTACAGTCGTTTACCGCAGCAATGAGAATTAGCCTGTTTATACTTTTAAGTGACAGCCCTGGGCGAAACAATACAGCATTTAGCTAACTCCGTAGGCCATCACTAGCTTGCCACTGAAGCCCCGATGCTGGTAACTCCGACAGCGATGCAAATGTTCGCCGGCTTGCCTAGCACAATTTATATCTCTATAGGTACGATGTCATCGGCCAATCGTACTCTAAACTAAGAGGAGCTCAGTTGCTGACAGACTCACCTAGGACAAGACTTGGCTCCCAAGATCTTTCCACTTCGTATTTGTGGTTAACAGGTATTTTCACTAGTTCTGGTCAATATGCCGGGCGATTTAATGGCGTTGCTCATGGCCATGGGCCAAATTGGTGGCTCGTCCTGTCCACCACACCATCCGAGCTTCTCAGAGGCTCCCGAATAGCCTGTCAAATGATCCATACCTTGCGTCTGATATCCTGCAAGTAGCTGATATCATCAAATGCATATGCCAAGGTCCCATTCGGGGTTAATTCTAAAGACGGGTGCAACTTAACTGTTGGTCGGTCGCTCAAGTAAGAGCTGCAATCCAGGCTATGTTAGGAATATGAGATCATGCCCCTACATTTGCGGGAATCGTTCCTTTACCCTCCTCATCATAATACCTCTGTCTATATGCCTTCGTCCCtgttgttgttttctctGTATAGTATTCACAATTACAAATAAAAGCAAGGGACGTTCGTAAGACTGTTAAAAATTCTAGGAGATCAATCTGTCGGGAGCGGAATATTCCGCCACTCTGAATGATATGGATCTGCTAGTGTCACTAGAGTATTCGCATTCTCAATCAGCATCATATCTAAGCAATCAACtttaaagattttttttttttaaatatagagaagaaaaataaaaaactagACTTCACAATCTAAATTCATCACGGTTGGCGGTTTTCTTCTGTCCCATTAAGTCAGTGGGCATAATACACATCAGCAATATTGCATGTCACGACATCGAACAAAGAAAGTGGAAATTGTCGATTTATAGCGTTGCTGCGACTGAAGAGCGAATCACTATTGCTAAGCCTATAAATGGAATGGGATTATGGCGTTGGCGTAAGCAGATCATATGGTAGTTAGTGAATTGCGTAAGTGCCCCGGCTCTCATTGTTTAGAAGCATTTTGGAAATCTCTGCCTAGGCGAGTATGTTCAATGAATTAGGTCTTGGTCATCGCTGTGGAATCATTTGCCCATTTATGGATGCTGCGTCTAACTTGGAGAATTAATCGAGTACCAACCAACTGTAGAAGAGGCTAGTTCATAAGCTAACAGATACCTAACGCGCGCACGATCATTTAGTTTGTAGTTACTCTTACGGGCCCACGCGGTAAGATCCGACAAGTTGTAGCATTTTGACCTGGCTCTCTGGGcaaacaaagagaaagagcgTAACCCCTCCTTTTTAATTTGATAGGAGTATTTAATGATTCAAGATATTGACTATAATCTCTTTCGTGTCTATCTCAGATCTATTGATAAATTGGGCATCGACGCCCAGCAACGTCTCCCGGCAATACCCATCCATTCTGTCATACGCATAGTCTTTGACTGTCTGGGGAGTAAACATTACATATCTCAACCTCCAGCTACTGACTAATCTATCGAAATGGTGTCGTCTATTACCACTGCATTACAGTGATACTTCTTGTTTTCGCTACCTATCTCCTCAAGCGTTCCAACAAGGCCGTCATGCCCCCAGGAACACGGAGTCCGCCTGGGCCGGTTGGCAAGCCAATTATTGGTAGCATGCTCGACATACCATTTGTTCATTCCTGGTTCAAGTTCAAAGAATTAACAGACCAATATGGACCTATTACCAAGATCACCATCGCAGGCCAAGATCACGTCCTTCTAGGCACTGAGCAAGTTGCCCAACGATCTGCTCCGAGAGCGTGGTAGCATCTATAGCGACCGACCAACGTTCCACGCTGCCAACATAATGACCAGAGGGTTGATTCCTCTTTTGTTGCGGTATGGTGATGTGTGGCGCACTCAACGCAGTTTCTTTCACCATGTCATGTCCACAAAGGCGGCAGCTGGTTACGCTTCAGAGCTCGAAATAGAAGCTACTCGAATGGCGCGTGACCTCATAAGGGACCCCtctaattataaaaaccttTTCGAGCGTTATAGTGGTGGCATCATTCTCCGTCTTGCGGTTGGTGTTCGTATTGAAAGAGGCCGAGACCCCAGATGCCAGAGCTCGCTCAAGGCGGTACATGACCTGGAATGTGTTACTTCGCCGGCATAATACTTTGTAGACTTGCTTCCTGCGTTGAAGTTTCTACCAGAATTTCTGGGACCATGGAAGACTGAGCTTAAGGAGCTTCGAAATGAGCACGAGATGTTCTTCTGCGACATGCTGGATGGAGCGAAAAGGGACAACAGTGGTGGCAAAGGCATCAAGTCTTGGGCCAATGTTTGTCTGAGTAACACGGGTCAATGGAGTCTGGACGACCTTACTGCAGCACACATGTTTGGCGGCCTTCTCGAAGCAGGCAGCGGTACTTCTAGTTCATTGCTTATGTCGTTTTGCTTACTCATGACGCGTACGGGCCAGCTCAAAATCCTACAACAGGAATTGGATAGAGTTGTAGGTGCAGGACGAGTGCCGACTATCGCCGACTTACCACAACTTCCAACCGTGCGTGCGTTTGCCAAAGAAGTGCTACGCTTTTATCCCGTCACCTCTGGTGGAGCACCTCACATGCTCACCAAGGATGATGTCTACAAAGagttcttcttcaaggctggCACCATTTCCCACGCGAATCAGTGGGCGATTCATCGTGATGTAGAGCAATACCCCGACCCGGAGAGCTTCAACCCACAACGGTGGCTCGACCCCAAATATCCAACCTACAGGGAACTTTTGACTCAGTACCCGAACCTCGTCAACTACACTTGCTCCGAGTCCGGCCGTCGAATCTGTCCTGGACAGCATATAGCCGAGCTGAGTGTCTTCCCTGGCATTGCAATGATAGCATGGGGCTGCAACATCTCAAAAGCAAAGGATGACACCGGCCAAGACATCACGCCTCCATTTTATGACTTCAACATAGGCTTCAACGTTCAGCCAAACAAATTTCTGTTCAAGTTGTAACCAAGGTCCAAACAGAGGATGGATGTGTTGGAGAGGGCTTATGAAAATTCGTTAGAGGCTGACCCGTTATTGGTCCAGTAGTTGAATGCATCCTCATGGCCATCTGAATGTAACAGTCATTACTTGCATGGGAGAAAGGATATCGGAAAGAGTTTGGAAAATAAATGCCGCTTTTACCCGAATTGAAATTATTACGGATACTGAAGAGTCTCAGCTGCTGAAGGCCTCGGTAGGCTCGTCCACTGTGTAGCTACCGATAGGGCAATTTCGTGCTCTACCGAATCACAGGTTTCCAATGTTCTCACAATAATCTTTTACAGATTATACTCTCTCTGAACTTCATAAAGTTGTTGGAACCTGTCAAATGCCGGGCTGACGAATGGAGAGATGCCTCATGCCCCTTTCCTTCTATTTTGCAGGCTAATGAATGACTTTAACTACTCTTTTGATACCTCGTAATTTGTTACGTTCGCATTACACTGTTAGATCTTTGCACAAGTGAGTTAAAGCCGATTAGTCTACAGGATTAtacagagaagaaaacattataaagagataaaaaaatacACACCCGAAATATTAGGGAACACCAGTGCAAATATGGAACACTCTTATGTTG harbors:
- a CDS encoding GMC oxidoreductase domain-containing protein, with the protein product MSEADTRYDFIVVGSGPAGCATANGLSRSPKKPSVLLIEAGDDHTQAHLRVDGQRWTTFTRPSMNTEYKTAPQTNCNNRVIAYDRGRGLGGSSTINFGVWTTGPRDDFDEWAKLVDDPAFAWDSMQNRFKELETFHYDVPTGTNPSSVSSQTNDHGSAGPLHVGYASEWERDIQPLLQTFQNMGYPINPDHNSGDPLGMSVLINSAHSGLRSVAADLLQPKPDNLTIVTGSAVQRIIIDGKKAAISMDIDNWLDFATHEVILCAGALDSPKILLHSGIGPADQLSRYHIPVMHDVPAVGQGLRDHAFLNLTVRRNESDNDRRSFYGSQEAMDAAQKQWNQDRTGPCSSMEFQNLPPSQKEFLLRETVPHYELLTHFPIHYFIPGFAPENLSYDTLLIFLLNEQSRGEVTLQSADPNVPLKFDPNFLSHPFDQRVCIEALRAGMAVIRHPLFAKDSEADIIVPKVATCDDGLLEFWRENMTSSWHMVGTAKMGRLGDRDAVVDANFKVLGISSLRVADNSVLPILPNAHTQSSAYVTGMTCAEKLIAEYQLA
- a CDS encoding cytochrome p450 domain-containing protein; its protein translation is MPPGTRSPPGPVGKPIIGSMLDIPFVHSWFKFKELTDQYGPITKITIAGQDHVLLGTEQVAQRSAPRACFFHHVMSTKAAAGYASELEIEATRMARDLIRDPSNYKNLFERYSGGIILRLAVGVRIERGRDPRCQSSLKAFLPEFLGPWKTELKELRNEHEMFFCDMLDGAKRDNSGGKGIKSWANVCLSNTGQWSLDDLTAAHMFGGLLEAGSGTSSSLLMSFCLLMTRTGQLKILQQELDRVVGAGRVPTIADLPQLPTVRAFAKEVLRFYPVTSGGAPHMLTKDDVYKEFFFKAGTISHANQWAIHRDVEQYPDPESFNPQRWLDPKYPTYRELLTQYPNLVNYTCSESGRRICPGQHIAELSVFPGIAMIAWGCNISKAKDDTGQDITPPFYDFNIGFNVQPNKFLFKL